Proteins from a genomic interval of Alosa alosa isolate M-15738 ecotype Scorff River chromosome 8, AALO_Geno_1.1, whole genome shotgun sequence:
- the si:dkey-221h15.4 gene encoding epidermal retinol dehydrogenase 2, whose protein sequence is MLSEGFFELVIGALFYFFESFVRLFVQPPPKDVEGEIVLVTGAANGIGKLIAKEFGRHGATLVLWDVNWEALDRTARELRRILDVRVYAYACDCSRRTEVYKVAELVKREVGDVSILVNNAGVVTGKYTFTEAPDNLVDRTLRVNVAAHFWTYKSFLPPMISRNHGHLVCIACHGGLFAMNGLSDYCASKFAAVGFAESIALELLVLKKERIKTTIVCPYLINTAMFGGCQTKWPSFLPIIDQKKAAKRIVDAVLRDKMYVLLPSSLYFLVAIKSFLPAKLGIIFVNFFGGLDLMDRFRGVPVPAASYKKRQREDSVGDPLYYN, encoded by the exons ATGCTGTCTGAAGGATTTTTTGAGCTTGTTATTGGAGCACTCTTTTACTTTTTTGAGTCGTTTGTGCGGCTGTTTGTCCAGCCACCCCCAAAGGACGTGGAGGGAGAGATTGTACTAGTGACCGGAGCAGCTAATGGCATTGGTAAGCTAATAGCAAAGGAATTTGGACGCCATGGGGCCACTTTGGTTCTCTGGGATGTCAACTGGGAAGCCCTGGACCGGACAGCACGGGAACTCCGACGGATCCTGGATGTGCGTGTGTACGCCTACGCGTGTGACTGCAGCCGCCGCACAGAAGTCTACAAAGTTGCAGAACTG GTGAAACGAgaagttggggatgtgtccatACTAGTAAACAACGCAGGGGTAGTGACTGGAAAGTACACATTCACAGAGGCCCCTGACAATTTGGTGGACAGAACTCTCCGAGTCAATGTTGCAGCACACTTCTGG ACTTACAAATCATTCCTTCCACCAATGATATCACGAAACCATGGGCATCTGGTGTGTATTGCATGTCATGGTGGACTGTTTGCGATGAATGGATTATCAG ACTACTGTGCCAGCAAATTCGCAGCTGTGGGATTTGCTGAGTCTATTGCTCTGGAGCTTCTGGTGCTGAAGAAGGAACGCATTAAAACCACCATCGTCTGCCCTTACTTGATCAATACCGCTATGTTTGGAGGGTGTCAGACAAA ATGGCCATCTTTTCTGCCTATTATTGACCAGAAAAAAGCAGCAAAGAGAATAGTTGACGCAGTTCTGAGAGACAAAATGTATGTCTTGCTCCCATCCAGTTTGTACTTTCTAGTGGCTATTAAGAG CTTCCTGCCTGCCAAACTGGGAATCATCTTTGTCAACTTTTTTGGAGGGCTGGACCTGATGGATCGGTTCAGAGGGGTCCCTGTGCCAGCTGCCTCATACAAGAAACGACAAAGAGAAGACAGTGTTGGAGATCCATTATATtacaactaa